The DNA window TTTTTAGTCTTCTACTCTGAGTACTGgatctttctagttttcttcctttccctatcCCTTCCTGAATTCctcagagaggaagaaagagatttcTATCAAGTCAATCCCAGCATCAATAACCCTTAATGACTTTTGGTCTCCTAAAGAATCAAGTCTAAACTCTGTTTGTCAAAGTCCTCTATAATCCAGACTGGCTGTACTTGTATATCCTTATTTTTCACTATTTTCCAGTATACTTCTGCTCTAGTCAGACTGATTTTCTTATTGCCCAAGGAATAGAATATGCTCATTTCTAACTTGTTACTTCCATTTACATCAAGGATTCTTAATCTATTTTGTGTCATGGTCTCCTTTGGCAATCTGTTGAAGGCTATGGACCCCTTCATAGAAGAATGTTTTAgaatacatttgtttttaaataaaacttgcTTCCAACTTGCATCTGCTGCCCTACCTGGTTGGGCATGCCCTCACACCTGGTACCTCTTGGAGTTCTATCAATCTCCTCCCACCACCTGTCCtgccttcttttgttgttgttagattataaacttgttgaaggaagggactttctttttgttgattgtatatctccagcacttagcacagtaccgcTTGTTATAGGTATTTAATATATGTTAAGTGGATTTATTGAATTGtaaaccaaaggttagtgaaaataaagatgtattttttttctatccaaatTCAAAAGCCCACTGAAATCTATCCTTAGACTCCCTCAGCATCCTTGGATCCCAAGTTAAGAGTCCCTGACTTATGTTGTTTcctttgcctggaatgctctcctctctcacccctccctaaCAAAATCCTATTCATCTTTCAAGACCCAGCTTAAGACCCACTTCTTCCATGATGACTTCCTTAACTATTTCACCCTTCACTGATCTCCCTTACTTCTGAATTTCTATGACATGTATAGCACATAATTTAGCATTTAGCTATATACAGGATGTtctaaaaatcttagtgcagctttaagctttaatagcttaaacaGATTTGGGGGATACTCTGCACTTATAGTGTTCAGTGTTCTTAGGCTATCCTTCTAAATTCCCTCTGCAGAATTTAATACTGTTGATCACCTGCTCCAGGATATTTCCTCCTCTCTGGTTTGTAAtactgttctctcttggttttccatctatctgtctgactgcttctattctatttcctttgctAGAACATCATCCATAGTTAGGTGTTACCTAACTATGAAAAGGCTccatcctgggccctcttttctgcTCTCTATATACCTTCTATCTTGTTGGCCTCATCGGCTCCTGTTGGTGACTAccagatctatatattcaatCCTAGTCTTTCTTTTGAATTCCAGTCTCAAATCACTGTCTActggacattttctttctttcttttttttgcagggcaatgggggttaagtgacttgcccagggtcacacagctagtaagtgtcaagtgtctgaggttggctttgaactcaggtactcctgaatccagggccagtgctttatccactgcgccacctagctgcccctggacatttTCAACTGAATggtccataggcatctcaaacatCATATGCAaaactaaatttaatttttttaaccttcaaTCTACAcatctttttcatttatatatgtttattgagGATGTGACCATCTTATTAGTTGCCCAGGTTTGTAACTTTGAAGTAACACTTAACTCCTGATTTTTTCACTTCGCATATCCAATCAACTGCCAAATATAGTTGATTTTATCTCCACAATAGCTCCTgaatttattctattcttttaatTCATACAGTTGTAACCCTtgttcaggtccttatcacctttTGGTACactgttgcaatagcctcctaatttaaTTTGTCTACCTGTCTCCAGGTTCTTCACTCTTCATTCTATCCTTTGCACAGAGGTCAAGATGATTTTTCCTAAAACACTGGTCTGaattctcctactcaataaacttcagtggttccccatACACCTAGGGTCAAAGACAAActtctttggtatttaaagccctttagaaCCTAGTTTCAACCTACATTTCCAGACATATTATACGTTGTTCCCTTTCACATGCTCTGTGGTCCATCCAGACTGGCTTCTTGTCATTCCTCCcatacaacactccatctcccatggCTATCATCAATACCTGCAATACAttacttcctcacctctgcctctcagaacccctaatttccttcaaagctcagttcacaCCCCACCTTCTTcacctttcctgatttctgtaCTGTTTGTGCCTCCCCCTTTAAgacaccttgtatttattttgtacatgtcTTGTATATCTTTATGCACGTACATATTGTGTCCTTCAAAAGAATGTGAGATACTTATGggcagattttctttctttttttttttttttggtctttctacTCCCAGCCAATAACAGGGCTCCAAatgtatagtaggtacttagtaaattcTTATTAATTGTTGTCAGTCTTGTTCCCCAAAGAGACTTCAAACTCCTCTTAAGAATGAGGTCTTATAATTAGGTATGCCCCACAGTGCTATATCTTGGAGGTTAACACAATACTGAATGCTCAACAAGTGTTAAATAAAGAAATACTTGCTCATTATTTGAAGAACAATTCTACTATGCCCCATGCTGCTGTTTCTCCAGTCCCCTTTGGAAGATTCAAAATAAGCAACAGATGTATATGTGTGGAATTAAACATTTTAAGTGTAGACTATGAATTTCTGTCTAACATGTACCTCTTCCCAAAGGCAGAGAAATTCCACTTTGACTTAGttcaagaagaaatcaaaacacagtttcctccattcaattcaattcaataaacatttattaaacctgtAATTTAGGCtaggcactgaggacacaaagacaaaaagggaaatggtTCCTGaattcaaggagcttatagcctTTTTCCTGACAAATAATACTTGTactgaaaaggaaaatcataattgAAAAGCATTGtctctattttccattttgtggGTTGTGCAGTGATTTCAGTGATCCCAAAGTGCTCTGTATTTTAAAAGTCTATCTTTTAAAACAACAGTATTCATTCTTGTTGAGATGCTAATATGGTTTCTAATCATGAAAgatcatgatctcagaagaattaaATTTAGGAATAACCTGAAGGGTAATGAAAAGACACATGGTGGGTCTAAGTAATGCAAGCTCCCTTTTGAATACTATTTCACAGTTTACTAAGtggtattatttctattttatcgaTAGGGAAACTGTCACCTAAAGAATTTGCAGCTTACATAATAGGGCCACAGAGCCAGGAGGAAGCAAAGCCAGGTACTGAACTCCTGTCTGGTTCCCCCGCCCCACTCCAAATCCTTATGcttcagaatgttttttttttttaagtcatgtaAAAATAACATTGAGGACATATATTACTAGAAAATGTGGTGTCATGTATTGAGAATGAAGCACTGATAATCTTAGTAGTCTATTGGCATCCCTGTGATACTAAAAGCTCAAGAGGAAGGCCAGTGTGTTGGATAAATCTAATAGGGTAGATTTTGGGGTAAATGTAGTACTGAACTggatgcaaaggcatggagggtTTTGATCTGCACTGATATCGGAAGTggctataccaatgaaatgatgTATGTACCATAGTACCAAAttacccttttttgggggggggagggagataatGAACTTGTATACctcttgaattatttttattcagaAATCATGACCTCATACCTTTCATGACTCTAGAGGGAATAGTAGGAGAATTTGCTCACCATAAAGACTAGGAAGCTCATTAAGGGCTTCCCTGGAGAGGTGTAGGCAATGGAGACTCTAGTCCTACTACCATCTCCACACCCATTTCCCTATCCTGTGGTCACTCTGACCCTTGATTTTAGCCCATTTTTATACATCTAGGGAAATATCAGGCTATTCTCAGACTTTGAGACCATCCcctgtcttcttcctttcctcaagtACTCTGCCGCCTCCCCATGTTGTTCCTACCAAATTGTTCCCTTAGGTGGGTCAAAGGAAAGCCATTAAAGCATTATTTAGGTTACTAAAGTGGTTGTGGAAGTGTTCATTAGATGGAACACCAGAAAACAAGGATCCCAGTAAGGACTGGGGTCAGGAGAACTGTAAGCCTCAGGGGAACTCCAGTATCAGGAGGAAAGAGATGCAACTTCTCCAGGTCTGGCAAAAAAGCCCGAGCATCCTCTAGGGCAGCTTGAGCAGCCAGAGTGAAGTTGGGGTCACCAGAGGTCAGAACATCAAATACACATGAATGGAAATAAGCATCTTCAACTGGTAGTCCTTCTTTGCACAACTGCCTAGCAGTATCAAAGGTCAGAGCCCCTCTCCGTTGTCGCTCTAATCGGGAGAGTCGCTGGCTTGGGGGACATCCCCCTACACAGAGCTGTAGATCTTGCTCAGCTGAGAATGCTCTTGCCACTTCTTCCGCTGCCCGGATGGAGAAGGAGAGCTGACCAGCTGCTTGCCGAATAATGATGGTTGTGCCGATGTAGGCAGCTCGAATCTCCACGTGGCTCCCGGGTTCTTCAGCTCTGATGGTTAAACTTGAACCTCCAGGGCGGTCACCACCATTGACTGATCCATCTTCAAAAGCTGCTGGGAGATTGTTTACTTCAGCCTGGTAGACTTTTTGGTCAATGCATTCCTGCATGTTCTTGAATATAATGGTGAGCtgtttggggaaggagaaaaaaagattgcTTTCTGGTCATCTGGATTTTCCCTAAAACCACCCTCTTCCTCAGCCCTAAATCCATTTATTCCATGCTAAAACACCCTGCTCCTCTTCACTGCACTCTCATCCCTTCCCCTAGGCTTCCCTTAATATCAGCTAGTTCTTGTTcccagttcaaatctaacttcctccctcctcctaaaCAGCTCCCATAGGGCTAAGTTCCCCCTCTTTTTATAAAGTCCCGGGGGGTacttaggtggcatggtggataaagcaccggccctggattcaggaggacctaaattcaaatacgacctcagacacttgacacttactggctagtgtgaccctgggcaagtcacttaaccctcgttgttcctcccctcccccccacccccccgccggGCCAAAAATAAAAGTTCCCCATCTGAGCCTTCCTTTACTTAGGGCTCTCCCACTCCCACCTTTTTCTTCTGGATTCCCTCGACATGGACAtggacaaggacaaggacaagtaGGAAGGAGTTAAAGGGAGATATTCttaagtgaaaggaagagaagaaaagctgTGGGGACGAGGCAGTTAATAGTAACGGAGAGGGAGAATCTCACCCAGAGAGTGGTCAATAGCGGGGTAGGAGCCAGCAAAGGCATGCAATTACAATGAGGGAATGACCAATGAGGACCGGAGTGGCTAGTGTGTATTTTTGGGATAACCAGTGCCAAGAGAACTAATCAGCAAGGGGTTGTGCGGGTTGTAGTAGTGGAACCAAAGCTGTTCACAAGGATTGACGGTCTATACCCTGACCTTCCCCGTGGCAGTGGCGTTGGCTCCCGTGGCCACCGGGTAGCTAGTAGCCTGGACGAAAAGGAAGTCGTTGTCCAAAAGAGGCCAGGAGCCTTGGACACGGCACGTGTGGAAGTGGTGGTGGAAGCTGCGTACGTGTGGATCCCCGAAGGCGGCACAGTGCAGGAAGCCCGGGGGACGACCATGTAGCCTAGAAAACCGGCCTTCATAGTCACAGGGATCCGGAGCAGGAGGGCCTGAAGAAAGGGCGGGGCCAGCGCCAGGCGAGGCGGGACCTTGCGGAGGGGGTGGGGCCGTGGGACCCTGGCGGGAGCAGTTGTGTTGGATCATCAAATCTTCAATCCCGTGGACAGCAGAATGGAAGGCCAAGTCCCCTCGGCAGGTACGCGCAGTACGACGCGTGCAGAGCGCATAGGAGCGCAAGGCACGACATAGGCCACCAGAGTTCGTCCCTGGGCCCCGGACTCCACTACCCCGGTTCCCTCCAGAAGATCCTCCACTTCGTAGGTTCAACGTGGATGATACATACTCAGCGTTGCAGCGGAGGATTTTGCATTGAGAGTGAGCTGGTGggcgggtgggggtgggagagggagaaatgggaggcgggaggagaaaggggcaaaggttttgggggaaagatgaagAGTGGAGGATATTATTGTCAGAAAACCCCCAGACTCTATCCTCAACCAGAGTAGCCCCCAATATTCCTCCTACAGTTCATTGGGAAGGCCCCAAACTTCCAAATGCCATCTGCCAATTGAGGACCACATCTTCAGCTTCCGTTAAACAACTGCCAACTCCTTTGCCTTTCCCTGTAGCCTTTGTACAATGCATATAGTCCCTGAGACTCCCAAAGAAACACCCTCCCTCAGCCAAGTGTTCTTGCCAGTTTCTCCACCCCTCTTCCCaggttctctcccttcctccttccctctcccctcccaacaGAGAGTACTGCTCCTTGATCTGTGATATACCCGTTGTAGTGCCGAGTTTGGAAAAGAATAATTGGGGTCCCTCAGGCCTTTACTgcatttccccttttcccttgcCTCCCCCAGACCCTTCCCTAACCCTCCCCTTACCATGTCCACAGAAGAGCAGCAGAAGAGTGAGGGTGCTTAGTGAGCTGCCACGGGGGGACCAGggagttggggaatggcttggttCCCTCATTCCTATCCAGCCAGGTCCCCCCTGGTCCCCAGGTCCCTTCCGACTGCTGTCTGGAGCCCCAGGAAAGGAGCTCGTTCAAAGAGAAATCTGGTCGGGGGTTGAGATGAGAGGAGCCAAAATCTGAGTGAGAAGAGTTATAGGGGATTTAGTGAAGTCAAAGAAATGATGGAAGATAGGAAATAAGAAGAGAGAACTGGGGATTTAGACCTTGGGGAACCTTTCTGGCCCTATGTCTTCCTCCCATGGTCACCCCAGGGCCCTTGTGCAACACCCCTAGCtagaggtggggggaggatgggagccttggggaggggagcagagtcCACTGGACTGACCCATCCTGAGCTGACCAAACAGTAGTGGGGTCAAAAAACTAATGACCAAGGGGACAGAGCTACTCTGTTACCCCCAGGGGCTCCTCAGTGGGAATACAATCTGGAAACATTTCAGAAACACAATTCATTTGCTTGTGAGTCTACTGAAGACAGGTGATTTGCCATCCTTCCACACCTGGATcaggagaatgaaaaagaaaggatagaGCTAGGAATATTCAATACCTATCTTGAACAGTGACATACAGATCAATTTCTTTTGGAACCTAGAGAGTACTAGATAGATGTTAGTCACCTGCTATTCTTTCTCAATTGAATAACAGTTGCAAAACAGCtccttggctttaaaaaaaatattccagtaATGCTACTTTCAACCATTAACTTCTTCATCCCTACAAATATAGAATACTCTACACCCCCCACATACATACAATACCTCTCTTTCCAAATGGAAAGAAGTGGGAAATCATCTACCACTAATCTCCTGGTAGAGAGGCTAGGCCTCAAATTGGGGTGGATCAAGGAAGAGGTTGTGGAGGTGAATCCTAGACTGGAGAGGGGCCGATATTGTAAAGGGAGATCTATAGTTGAAAGTTGCCTGTCATATGCATAATTGAGAAGCTCTTCTAGTATGGCTGGAAGTGGGAGGTGGGAGTAGGGTGGAGGGGTATCACTGTTCAAACATCGGAGTCTATAATTAGCTTTGGCAGAGAGAACCAAAAAGGTGGAGGCTTAGAGTACACCCCCTAAATCCCACCAGAAGGTCTGAGACAAATGGTGACAATGTACTAGGAgggtgagggtgtgtgtgtgtgtgtgtgtgtgtgtgtgtgtgtgtgagagagagagagaaatcttatATATATCATTCTTCTAAGTAAAGAAATTAGTGTGGGCAATGGATGGGGAAGCAAGGATTCAGCATTTGGGATGCCGGAGGGTTGCTTTTAGATTCTCTCTCCATAGTCCTGCTTTGGGGAACCACA is part of the Dromiciops gliroides isolate mDroGli1 chromosome 4, mDroGli1.pri, whole genome shotgun sequence genome and encodes:
- the HJV gene encoding hemojuvelin; the encoded protein is MREPSHSPTPWSPRGSSLSTLTLLLLFCGHAHSQCKILRCNAEYVSSTLNLRSGGSSGGNRGSGVRGPGTNSGGLCRALRSYALCTRRTARTCRGDLAFHSAVHGIEDLMIQHNCSRQGPTAPPPPQGPASPGAGPALSSGPPAPDPCDYEGRFSRLHGRPPGFLHCAAFGDPHVRSFHHHFHTCRVQGSWPLLDNDFLFVQATSYPVATGANATATGKLTIIFKNMQECIDQKVYQAEVNNLPAAFEDGSVNGGDRPGGSSLTIRAEEPGSHVEIRAAYIGTTIIIRQAAGQLSFSIRAAEEVARAFSAEQDLQLCVGGCPPSQRLSRLERQRRGALTFDTARQLCKEGLPVEDAYFHSCVFDVLTSGDPNFTLAAQAALEDARAFLPDLEKLHLFPPDTGVPLRLTVLLTPVLTGILVFWCSI